From the Anopheles coustani chromosome X, idAnoCousDA_361_x.2, whole genome shotgun sequence genome, one window contains:
- the LOC131269511 gene encoding ras-related protein Rab-10, translating into MAKKTYDLLFKLLLIGDSGVGKTCILFRFSDDAFTSTFISTIGIDFKIKTIELRGKKIKLQIWDTAGQERFHTITTSYYRGAMGIMLVYDITNEKSFDNIVKWLRNIDEHANEDVEKMILGNKCDMADKRAVRKERGENIAREHDIRFMETSAKANTNIEQAFRELAEAILDKTAGKETTDNPDRVVVNRGSGERLPAYKACCT; encoded by the exons ATGGCCAAGAAAACCTACGACTTGTTGTTCAAGCTGCTGCTGATTGGAGACTCTGGCGTCGGTAAAACCTGCAtcttgtttcgcttttccgaTGATGCGTTCACCTCGACATTCATCTCCACCATCG GCATTGATTTCAAGATTAAAACAATCGAACTGCGTGGCAAAAAGATCAAACTACAGATCTGGGATACGGCCGGCCAGGAGCGGTTCCACACGATCACGACCTCATACTATCGCGGCGCCATGGGTATCATGCTGGTGTACGACATAACAAACGAGAAAAGCTTCGACAATATAGTCAAATGGCTGCGTAATATAGACGAG CATGCCAACGAGGATGTGGAAAAGATGATACTGGGAAACAAGTGCGACATGGCAGACAAAAGGGCCGTGCGTAAGGAGCGGGGAGAAAAT ATCGCTCGAGAACACGATATCCGTTTTATGGAAACCTCTGCCAAGGCAAACACTAACATCGAGCAGGCTTTTCGCGAGCTGGCCGAAGCCATTCTGGATAAGACCGCCGGCAAAGAGACGACCGACAACCCAGACCGGGTGGTCGTGAATCGAGGATCCGGCGAAAGACTTCCCGCCTACAAAGCCTGCTGCACGTAG